Part of the Acidobacteriota bacterium genome, CTGTGGCAAAGAATCCGGTCAGACTGCTCACGTTGAGCGCTGGAATAACACCTTACGCCAGCGGCTGGCGCGCTTTGTCCGTAAGACCTTGTCCTTTTCCAAGTCCGACGAGATGCACGAGATTTATTTGCGACTGTTTCTTCATCGTTACAATCTTTCGCTTGGCTCACCCGGCTGAGCCACTACCAAATAACCATCACGCGTTTGCAGAATGTCGCGGATGAAGTTGTGCGGCAGCCCGTCATCGGTCGCCCAATGGTCAAAGCAGTACGGCAGAGATTGCGCGCGCAGCAAAATTGGCAGCCCCAGCAACAGAAAGTCCTCAAAACGCCTGCCAAAGACACTACACTGATTCCTGATTCCTGCTAGCTTGAAAACCAGTCGGCATTTTCAAGCTAGCAGGAATCAGGAATCAGTTAAGCCGCTCAGGTGCTCTTGTTGGCAACTTTGCAAAAGCCCTGGCAACAGCGCGAGCGAGCCCAAGAGGTTCTTGACACCCCTCAAAGCAACCACCTACACTCACGTCCGTTCAGATATTTGAAGAAACCGCTTTGG contains:
- a CDS encoding IS1 family transposase encodes the protein CGKESGQTAHVERWNNTLRQRLARFVRKTLSFSKSDEMHEIYLRLFLHRYNLSLGSPG